The Streptosporangiales bacterium genomic interval CAGAACGGGATGGTCGGCAGGGCGTGGACGAACAGACCCGGCAGGCGTTCGACGAGTTCGCGCATGCCCGGATGCAGCACCTGCTGCGGTTCGGCCACGTACTGACCGGCGATCCCCATGCGGCAGCCGACCTGGTCCAGGATGCCCTGGAGCGAGCGATGCTCGCCTGGCCGCGGGTGACTCGACAGGGCGACCCGGAGGGCTATGTACGACGCATCATGGTGAACCGGAACATCAGCATCTGGCGGAAGCTGCGGCGTGAGCGGCTCGTCGACGAGCCACCCGAGCAGACGTCGGTGCCCGAAGGACGCGACCTCGCGCTGTGGGAGCAGCTGCGCCGGCTCCCGCCGCGGCAGCGCGCCGTGCTCGTCCTCCGGTACTACGAAGACCTGACCGAGCAGCAGACGGCCGACACGCTCGGCTGCTCGGTCGGCACGGTGAAGAGCCAGGCGTCGAAGGCGGTCGCGAACCTGCGCCGGCACGTCGAGGGCTTCACCGAGAGCGAGGCCGCGCCCGGCCTCGGCGGGGTGGGGTGAGCATGGACGAGCTCGAACGGGAGCTCCGCCGCGTCCTCCGTGACGACAGGTGGCGCCTCGAGCCGCCGACGGAGGCCGTCGAGCGCGTGCGCCGGGGCGCGATGCGCCGCCAGCGCAGGCGCCGGGCCGCCGCCGGCGGGTTGAGCGCCTTCGCGATCGTCGCCGTCGCCTCGGCCGTGTTCGCCACTCCACTCCTGACCGGCGGCAACGGCGAGCAGTCCGCGGCGAAGGGTGAGGCGTCCTCGTCGGCCGAG includes:
- a CDS encoding SigE family RNA polymerase sigma factor is translated as MQHLLRFGHVLTGDPHAAADLVQDALERAMLAWPRVTRQGDPEGYVRRIMVNRNISIWRKLRRERLVDEPPEQTSVPEGRDLALWEQLRRLPPRQRAVLVLRYYEDLTEQQTADTLGCSVGTVKSQASKAVANLRRHVEGFTESEAAPGLGGVG